In Zingiber officinale cultivar Zhangliang chromosome 8B, Zo_v1.1, whole genome shotgun sequence, a single genomic region encodes these proteins:
- the LOC122014200 gene encoding putative disease resistance protein RGA4: MVCDSLWAINSMIEIPEMGVRYNEYPPSWGKLDVPVEFVDWEIDVAAAVIDVGELLSRIMDWEASLHRFIVGNTQQVNFRHVILVELKEMLCHLNSLVLRGSSMGLRRDPMGSMNPLREDYSIVLKNEVVGREEDLEKLVAIFEQQLVSSNNNGDDNNPFVIVIDGKPGVGKTTLAHMIYHHTWVRQQFHHRIWVDLPLVSTFKMITIIGNEFVRSINKEEYCDQKLHLDLPLPAMWEYINEQLCGSRYLLVLHCENLVSLMQPGEWNELKNILLRVGGCGSGVLIIYKSSTKSVVRDTGFLNGMKDIITYCLNPLSVDAWVELFKRQATTTIPSSKQDKSAKDAWLFRTYFPSQTFGPKVFGSLSQNIQAPFKTDFLYNIYKVRNFPLVIIRLHQYHHLLDVDNDYDVISHMLTAEYLIPTEGLERGWIQLYAGSLRYISRQLPALVFSRIIYLHMKVPEDSTIIPRYCRYLCLKINHRAIPFRLPTMPVEVSNKLITLILREHEEATQEDVEEITLEVYKKRRMKTTTAISKFLDKMSVRLIHLRILVVETGMIQRLPNEVSKLVNLRYLHLSKLKMELLPKSLFDLHNLRILSLLRCQKLQKIPERIHQLKKLQILKLAYCTKVQQLPKSVTRLKYLQVLDVEGCCWLSKLPEDLVSFKSLRILNVTRCASLSQIPHGIGQSIDLRKLSGIFIDVNGGFVLTQLQALTNLQEIRLRNLERAEKTQTEVLMGQQSLCDLSLHWGGEEADESSESATPLQVLEALRPNMHLKMLEIISFKGVEFPTWMSKQQLVRFDSLVEVRLINLRRCATLPSLGQLPCLKKLEISGMDLIKHIDNTFYGDGGTFSVLRELTFSEMLALEKWSEPERKNAYVFDKLQQLTLIQCPKLKEIDLHSRPYLFFGGTMRVWLNNEIIWSAEFCNWNNLRYIEIIEIVGCQELKCLPQGMRSFECLSKMTINSCNNLTTLVALDSLIELNIYACPLLAFNPEAFTSLRRLTIKGCPKMQM, encoded by the coding sequence ATGGTTTGTGATAGCCTTTGGGCTATCAATTCAATGATTGAAATCCCTGAGATGGGAGTGCGGTATAACGAATATCCCCCATCATGGGGGAAGCTAGATGTGCCGGTGGAATTTGTAGATTGGGAGATAGACGTGGCTGCAGCAGTTATAGATGTGGGAGAGTTGCTCAGTAGAATCATGGATTGGGAAGCAAGTTTGCATCGTTTCATTGTGGGCAACACCCAACAGGTGAACTTTCGCCATGTTATTCTAGTGGAGCTGAAAGAGATGCTGTGCCACTTGAATTCTCTTGTGCTGAGAGGATCTTCAATGGGTCTTCGGAGGGATCCTATGGGTTCTATGAACCCACTCCGAGAAGACTACTCAATTGTCCTAAAAAATGAGGTGGTGGGTAGAGAGGAAGATCTAGAGAAACTCGTTGCAATCTTTGAACAACAATTAGTATCGTCCAACAATAATGGTGATGATAACAACCCGTTCGTAATTGTCATAGATGGCAAACCAGGAGTTGGGAAGACGACCTTGGCGCATATGATCTACCACCACACTTGGGTACGCCAACAATTTCATCATCGCATTTGGGTGGATCTACCCCTCGTTTCGACATTCAAGATGATTACTATAATTGGAAACGAATTTGTAAGGTCCATAAACAAGGAAGAATATTGTGATCAGAAATTACACCTAGACCTGCCGCTACCAGCCATGTGGGAATATATTAATGAACAACTCTGTGGTAGTAGATACTTGTTGGTGCTTCATTGTGAAAATTTGGTTAGTTTGATGCAACCAGGTGAGTGGAATGAATTGAAGAACATCCTGTTGCGTGTGGGCGGGTGTGGGAGTGGAGTCTTGATCATCTACAAATCATCAACAAAATCAGTTGTAAGAGACACGGGTTTTCTAAATGGGATGAAGGATATTATAACATACTGCTTGAATCCCTTATCGGTGGATGCATGGGTGGAATTATTCAAGAGACAGGCAACAACGACAATCCCCTCATCGAAGCAAGACAAATCAGCGAAGGATGCATGGCTATTCCGAACTTACTTTCCTAGTCAAACTTTTGGGCCAAAGGTTTTTGGATCGTTAAGCCAAAATATTCAGGCACCATTTAAAACTGACTTTCTGTATAATATTTATAAGGTTAGGAATTTTCCACTTGTCATCATACGATTACACCAATACCATCACCTACTCGATgttgataatgattatgatgtcatctcaCACATGTTGACTGCTGAATACCTCATACCAACTGAAGGCCTCGAACGAGGTTGGATTCAACTCTATGCAGGATCTTTAAGATATATAAGCAGGCAACTACCAGCATTAGTGTTTTCAAGGATTATCTACTTGCATATGAAGGTTCCCGAAGATTCAACTATTATTCCAAGGTACTGTCGCTATTTGTGTTTGAAAATTAATCATAGAGCTATACCATTTCGACTACCGACCATGCCAGTTGAGGTGAGCAATAAACTGATAACATTGATTCTACGAGAACATGAGGAAGCGACACAAGAAGATGTTGAGGAAATAACACTTGAAGTATACAAAAAAAGACGCATGAAAACAACAACTGCAATATCAAAGTTCCTTGACAAGATGTCGGTAAGACTTATACATTTGCGTATATTAGTTGTAGAAACTGGTATGATCCAAAGGCTACCCAATGAAGTTAGCAAGTTGGTTAACTTGAGGTACCTCCACCTTTCAAAGCTTAAGATGGAATTACTTCCGAAATCACTTTTTGACCTACATAATTTGCGAATTTTAAGTTTGCTTCGTTGCCAAAAGCTTCAAAAGATACCTGAACGAATCCATCAGCTTAAGAAGTTGCAGATTTTGAAACTAGCTTATTGCACAAAGGTTCAACAGTTGCCAAAATCTGTAACAAGACTCAAATACTTACAAGTGCTTGATGTGGAAGGTTGTTGTTGGCTCAGCAAGCTTCCCGAGGATTTGGTCAGTTTTAAATCATTGAGAATCCTCAACGTCACAAGATGTGCATCCTTGTCTCAAATTCCTCATGGGATTGGGCAATCAATTGACCTTCGTAAGTTGTCAGGAATATTTATCGATGTCAATGGAGGATTTGTGCTCACACAGTTGCAAGCTTTAACAAATCTTCAGGAAATAAGATTACGAAACCTAGAACGAGCAGAGAAGACTCAAACTGAGGTGCTGATGGGCCAACAAAGTCTTTGCGACTTGTCATTGCATTGGGGTGGTGAAGAAGCAGATGAGAGTTCTGAATCAGCTACACCACTGCAGGTACTCGAAGCTCTCCGACCAAACATGCATTTGAAAATGCTAGAAATCATTTCTTTTAAGGGAGTGGAATTTCCTACTTGGATGAGTAAACAACAACTTGTTCGTTTTGATTCTTTGGTTGAAGTGAGACTCATCAATCTCAGGAGGTGTGCTACATTACCATCACTCGGTCAACTTCCCTGTCTCAAGAAGCTTGAGATAAGTGGCATGGATTTAATAAAACACATAGACAATACATTTTATGGTGACGGCGGCACATTTTCTGTGTTGAGAGAGCTCACTTTTTCAGAAATGCTTGCGCTAGAGAAATGGTCTGAGCCGGAAAGAAAAAATGCTTATGTTTTTGACAAGCTTCAACAATTGACACTAATTCAGTGCCCAAAACTCAAGGAAATAGATTTGCATTCTCGGCCTTATCTATTTTTTGGTGGTACAATGAGAGTATGGTTGAACAATGAGATAATATGGTCCGCAGAATTTTGCAATTGGAACAACCTCCGATACATTGAAATAATAGAGATAGTCGGATGCCAAGAGCTAAAATGTCTGCCACAGGGTATGCGAAGCTTTGAGTGTCTATCAAAGATGACAATTAATAGTTGCAACAATTTGACGACTTTGGTAGCATTGGATTCACTTATAGAATTGAACATATATGCTTGCCCACTGCTAGCATTCAACCCAGAAGCATTTACAAGTCTTAGGAGGCTTACAATTAAAGGCTGCCCGAAGATGCAAATGTGA